TgcttttaactaaaaattccctagaaattttttattaccgcagttttaattattttccttatTGATCCCGACTTCCTGACATCGGGGCTTTGAtatgacagtaaaaaaatgagCGATGAAGCTTCCGTTGTTATTTACACCTGAGTACAAGCTAAGTGACATCGCATGTGGTTCGTTAACCTCTTCTCTATACCTATACTCGAGTTCCTTCCTCTTACTACACATCTCTCGTTGCAAACACTTGGCGCTGGTCATGCAGCAGCAGCTAAGCCGCGCACAATTATTTTCAACGTGAGATGATATCTAGTACACTAGCACTGCCACCACTTCCAACACCAAGAGTAATATAAATCAAGTCACTGATATCCACTGAAAGTACATTACACTTGCCAGTAATCacagaaacaaataaaataatttcatgtcctagaaaaaaataaaataaaaaattaataaagagcAATAATGACCTTGGATTTTCACAAGCTTATCCAAgtgattgtaaaataaaaatataattaagaataaaattaacaaaaccaACGGATGTGTTATGTCAGGCTGAAATTCCTGACCCTCCTGCAAGACAGGACGCTTTCATTAACGAGCAGTCCGTGTGTACACGATTCATGATGAGTGAAGTAAGAGTAAGAGAGGTCTTGTTAATCGTCTTGGTCAATGGGATAAGACACGCTGACATCCGCTTCAGTGTCATTATCCCtagtcttttattttattaatctttcGTCACATCAACGCCCATTTTTGTGTTCATTCAGCTCATAGTCactctataaaatttattttattgacgtttttaaattttttaaatataatatatatgttttttatttttcaggcCGCAGTAATTCAGAAtgtctgtaaaaataaaattacgaaaAGTAATTTAGGTTAATAGgaaagaaaagtaaatttatttaaaaaaaaaaaaaaaaaaaaaaaaaaaaaaaaaagtcaagatgTCGATGGCATCAATTGAAACAATGGGATCCATAAAGGATTTACCACCacgtaaatttataaatcctAATTTAATATCCCTTAAGTGCcttctatttattttctttggtGGTaagtgttaattattttttttcttttacttatttaacatttagtgcaagtaaatttatttaaatatttttatttacaggtATGAGCTGTTTGTTTCCTTTTCTTCCGCTTCATATGATAGCAGTGGGACTGACAATGGAAGAAATACGACTTGTGTCAATGATATCACCGGTGATAGCGATAATAGGGCCATTAATAGTAGCACCGATAGCCGACAAGTTAGCAGCTCGCCAACGATCTAAACCATCGAACGGGCGTTATCTGAGAATTATGATCGCTCTCGCATGTTTTCTATCAGCAGTTGTTTACTCGCTGCTGCTTCTAGTGCCCGTGGTCGAGAGAATAGAGCTTCCGCGTGAGCACAGGCCTACGCTCAAGTTTTCTTGCAATCACAAAGGCGCGACGGTTCTTCAGGAACGAATTGATGAATTTTCCACATGCTACAACTGGACCAGCGAGAGCCGAGTCTGCGCgatacttttgaaaaattgtaattacgCGTGTCATCCAATAGTACCGCAACCGAATCacatgtttttaaataaccGACCACCTGCTATTGGTATTGACGTGCCGCCGAATACCGACATCGGAGTCCTGGGTATCGACGAAGGAAGCGGCGATCTCAGTGAAGGCGGAGCTCGCGTCAATTCACAATACGCGGATTTAAGCAGTGAAGATATAGAATGGAGAACTAAAGTACCAATTAAACATAAACGTCGGCGTTATATTCAAGCTAAAAGTGAACCACCACATTTATGTTTTCATGAGGGTGAAAATAAGGTTTGCCATGTTTACACTAGTGACACAGGAAGTTTGCCAGTTAATGCGAGTTTTAGAGAAGCAAGTAATACACGCAATAAACAAGAATGGTGCGCTTATCCAATTTCTGAAGAATTTACTTGCAGAATACCACGTAAATTGGAAGCTGATATGGCTAAATTTAATCAGACTTGTTCAGTTGAATGCGATATACTTGACCCATTTGTGTTACCAGGTAAATTTACTATGTTGcacaatcatttatttattttttttctcttttaatttaacttaaaagtaaaaaaaaaagtttttactcataatacgtctgcaattataattttaatggacTAAATCTTCTTATAgtagaatataataataatgcatgGCGTTAATGACCTTTCCAGGTAGCATTCACACGGAAAATCAATGCAGCCAAGTAGCCGGTGACCCAGATATGACATTTTGGATGTATCTTACGATACGTTCGATAGCTGATATTTTTCCAACAGCAGCAGTAACTCTGATAGACGCATCAATAGTAATAGCAACACGAGAAACTTCCTGTGGCCGGGGTGACGTCGGTAGACAGTTGGCATTTGGTTCATTGAGTTTTTCAATATTCGGACCTCTCGCCGGGTATCTAAATCTTCTGGTAGCTCCCAAACCAGCTTATCTTCTGCCAATAATTTTACACGTCGCCATGATGATACTCGCGGCAATAGTTGCACTTTCAGCGAACGGAATGCCTCTGAGTCCACCGGAATGGTGGTGGCACACGAGATCAGGAATGCTTGCCGTGCCAATGAGTGCCGTAAAGCGATACGGCAGCGAGACTGCGGCTCTCGTACTGATTCTCATCGTTCTGGGCACTCTTTGGAGCGCGATGGACAGTTACCTGTCTCTATATCTCACAGAATTAACTGGAGATTCACTGGCAATAGGTGTGATTTTAACAGTTGGTGCATTGCCAGCAATCTTCTTCCTCTGGAAATCCGAACATCTAGTTGATTATTGCGGACACAGTAATTTACTTATCATGGCATTCACAATTTACATCGTAAGATTCACCGGACTGAGTGTCGTGTCGGACCCATGGTGGGCGCTGGTATCCGAAGCACTTGAACTCTTTACTCTGGGCATCATGTGGGTGACTGCTATCCTCTACATGCGACATCTTATCCCCCGTAACCTCACAGTTACCGCTCAAGCGCTACCAGTAATTGCACATTTCTGTATCGGACGTTGTCTCGGAGCCGTAATCGGCGCGTATGTGCAAATCGGTGACACGGAAATAGagtcacttaaatttatttatcaatgcaTGGCAGTATCGGCAGCCGTTATTGctgtactttattttattctgtatCACGGAATTCTCAAACCCAGATGTCATGCTCAGACGATACAAAATGCACGCACTACTCCATCTATTGTGCAAGGTAATTTTACTcactttcatttaattataaataaaagaataataacaattaatcgGTTGAATTATTCTTTACTAAGCTGCTTTACAAGAACACGAACAAGCGattagtaagttttaaataatcaagataaaaatatacttaccCACTTTCTTTCTCGcattatcaattatcaataCTCACTAAtcactaataattttaaaattaactaattatttttaattaccaaataatTATTGGTGTTATTTAATTGCAGGTATGAATGGAAATGGAAATTACACACCGCTGAGAGTTTATCACAACGGACTGGGCAGGAAAGGACAATTCAGATACTAAAAAagtgtcaattaattaataaagattcTTCGAGTCGCGCGTTAAACTTCTTTACTtgcagtttatttaaattaacttaataaaataatctttgtAAGTTTAGTATGATTTAACAAGACGATTTAAACTCGTGGAATCAGCTTTAGTTCATCCGCGGTCGTAATTTACTATCGTGGACAGagcaaacaaaataataaaagaaaaaatattataattatttttaaatgttaaaattaatttcgtgGCATGTCCacataatttttctatatatagtgcgttttatatttaaaaaaaaaaaagtgaaccTGAAACTGCATTTAGAtctttttgtatttatttaaagctaACGGCGAGTCGGCTGCTGGCTCTAGGCTGCTCGGAGCGAACccgaaaaatttcgaaaattaacgaGGTTTTCCGAacactatatttataaaattcaaacagTAACCGCTTAAGTACTAAGCCGATCctcatatttatcaatatcatAACTTATGTTAAAcgggatatttttttctagattatttttagattattattattacatacaaaaataagaaaaaataatctggttcatcaataaatttttaaaataaaataatttttttacacctgcgccgaaaatttaaatcccTACCCTGTTTAGAGGGAAGAAAGTTGTTCTTTTCTTTTGTGAGAAAATATATTAGCGCATGAACCATTCTTCCAACagaggcaaaaatttaaacttttagatACAGATTTAGTGAAAAATTGTGAACACATCACTGAGTAAATTGACATCCCAATCTGCATGATTGCCACCCTCGCAAAGAGTCATCCTTTTCttttatgacaaaataaatcataaaaaacagCGCATGCGCCATTCTTCCTTCGTAGGAATATCCTACTTTCCTCCCTCGTCACGTAatatactaatatttttaaatcaacaatCGGATTCTTTCGGTATTAGTCGGCTCTCTTCCAAGCAGCCCAGAGCAAGCAACCGaacgtcataaaaaaatatgcttttaatttaagaaaaaaaatgaagtactACGAAATTACATGAATAAAAGTGTATATTACaaacaagtaattaaattttatttaattaatttattggatatcatttttacttacaataataCCGTCCATTCATAAGTttcgttaataaaattatctcttTCATACGCTTcttattttcatcatcatgACCAAACAattatacaatatttatttatttaatattaatacctATTATTGATAacttataaacaatttattgttgattTATGACAgaattattaatgacaaattaccgaatttttaattactcgttAGCTTTTGTTctctttatttgttttaataattattcctttAAGGTAATggatgtttttatttatttattacactaGCGTATCAAAGAGTTTTCGATTTAAACACGACATTTTAATTTagcattagttaaaaaaaaaataataataataatattttatagaattataaatatttacagtatGTGTAttttaaacacaaaaaatttgcCAGTACTTGAATTAtgcaaaagtattaaaaatgcATAACGGAATAGTTCCTAAGAAGTAACTcctacatataataataataataataataataataataataataataatcatgacCATAATAACTTAAGTTATTAcgattcaattaaaaaaaaatagcaagaTGATAatagatcaaattaaaattaaatttagatttagatttaatttccatatcaaatataattaaacaattaaaaagaTGCAAcgaaaaaaactatatatatattatatataatgacgTTTACTCAAGAACCATACactcgtcatcatcatcagtatTATTTTTCCACTTAACATACTGATCAACGCCGCTGTTCTCttcaattaaagttttaacAGCAATCACAGTCTCTTCGTGTTTGGCTTCTTGACTCGCTGTCAATTTAGTGCTTTCGTTGCTCTCCCTCGAATCATTTAATGATTCAGCGGGTAAAGTATCAGCAACACTTACTTCTGGTAATTTATCATTCGATACTAGGACATCATTATCTTCCTCCGCGGTTACCTTTTCTCCTGAGGTCGAACGCTGCTCACCATTGCAGTCTTTCGTGGTTTTAATGCCCAGAGATGAAGATACTGGAGGTCTGACGGTAACTACTGGTTTAGGTTCACTTGCTTTCGTCACACCATCACAGCAAGCATTGACTTCTTCAATGTTTTCGTGACACATGATGTCTTCAATGCTGATGTCCGTATTTTTTTCTGCCCCAACACCTGCGTCCGTATCGTCAATTATcgcagaatattttttttttcgctcaaCAGGTTCTACAAGTTCAATGACATCGACTTTACTCGTTTCTACATCTCGAGATTTGGCGGCTGTATCTTCCGATTCATCTTCAACAATCATCTTCTCTTGTCTCTCAATATCCTTGTCAATTACATCAGTCAGCGAAGTTTTATCCATAAGACCTTCGTCTTCTTTGTCACTGTCAGCATCGCCGCGATCTTCTAGATGTTGcagatagaaaataaattgttcttcaTACTTCCCAAAATGTTGGTCATGTATTACCGTCGGTTTATAAACCTCTTTCCGCTTCTCGTTGTCATA
Above is a window of Microplitis demolitor isolate Queensland-Clemson2020A chromosome 1, iyMicDemo2.1a, whole genome shotgun sequence DNA encoding:
- the LOC103571289 gene encoding uncharacterized protein LOC103571289 yields the protein MSMASIETMGSIKDLPPRKFINPNLISLKCLLFIFFGGMSCLFPFLPLHMIAVGLTMEEIRLVSMISPVIAIIGPLIVAPIADKLAARQRSKPSNGRYLRIMIALACFLSAVVYSLLLLVPVVERIELPREHRPTLKFSCNHKGATVLQERIDEFSTCYNWTSESRVCAILLKNCNYACHPIVPQPNHMFLNNRPPAIGIDVPPNTDIGVLGIDEGSGDLSEGGARVNSQYADLSSEDIEWRTKVPIKHKRRRYIQAKSEPPHLCFHEGENKVCHVYTSDTGSLPVNASFREASNTRNKQEWCAYPISEEFTCRIPRKLEADMAKFNQTCSVECDILDPFVLPGSIHTENQCSQVAGDPDMTFWMYLTIRSIADIFPTAAVTLIDASIVIATRETSCGRGDVGRQLAFGSLSFSIFGPLAGYLNLLVAPKPAYLLPIILHVAMMILAAIVALSANGMPLSPPEWWWHTRSGMLAVPMSAVKRYGSETAALVLILIVLGTLWSAMDSYLSLYLTELTGDSLAIGVILTVGALPAIFFLWKSEHLVDYCGHSNLLIMAFTIYIVRFTGLSVVSDPWWALVSEALELFTLGIMWVTAILYMRHLIPRNLTVTAQALPVIAHFCIGRCLGAVIGAYVQIGDTEIESLKFIYQCMAVSAAVIAVLYFILYHGILKPRCHAQTIQNARTTPSIVQGMNGNGNYTPLRVYHNGLGRKGQFRY